A region from the Desulfobulbaceae bacterium genome encodes:
- a CDS encoding N-acetylneuraminate synthase, giving the protein MINKPSSVIHIDGKRISRNDPVYFIAEIGSNFDRDLSRAKDLIYLAKEAGADAAKFQHYTADSLVSDHGFKQLGSRQSHQSSWKKSVFKTYQDASLNRDWTAVLKQTCDEAGITFLTSPYSLELVDYVDPFVPAFKVGSGDITWLKIIERMASKGKPLLLATGASDLVDIQRAADAALAVTADLVLLQCNTNYTAGQENYSYLQLNVLREYETLYPGILLGLSDHMPGHVSVLGAVALGARVIEKHFTDSTDRDGPDHPFSMTPTTWREMVDRTRELDASLGDGRKKIEENERETAIVQRRCIRASRDLEMDTFLCEDDLAMLRPCPEDGIAPFEFHKLVGKKLKRRASCGAYLKWEDVV; this is encoded by the coding sequence ATGATTAACAAGCCATCGTCTGTTATCCATATCGATGGAAAGAGGATCAGCCGAAACGATCCAGTCTATTTCATTGCGGAGATCGGCTCTAACTTCGATCGCGACTTGAGCCGCGCAAAGGACCTTATCTATCTTGCAAAGGAGGCAGGTGCGGACGCCGCGAAGTTTCAGCACTACACTGCCGACTCTCTGGTCAGCGACCATGGGTTCAAGCAGCTCGGTAGTCGGCAATCCCATCAATCCTCTTGGAAGAAGTCGGTCTTTAAGACATACCAAGATGCATCGCTGAATCGTGATTGGACAGCCGTTTTGAAGCAGACCTGCGATGAAGCTGGCATTACGTTTTTAACGAGCCCCTATTCTCTTGAGCTTGTGGACTACGTCGATCCGTTTGTTCCAGCCTTCAAAGTTGGGTCTGGAGACATTACTTGGCTTAAGATCATTGAGCGCATGGCGTCAAAGGGCAAACCGCTGTTGCTGGCGACGGGTGCGTCGGATTTGGTAGACATCCAGCGAGCCGCAGATGCGGCGCTCGCCGTCACAGCCGATCTAGTTCTACTCCAGTGCAATACTAATTACACCGCAGGCCAAGAGAACTATTCTTATCTACAGCTCAACGTACTCCGCGAGTATGAGACTCTGTACCCTGGTATTCTCTTGGGGCTGAGCGATCATATGCCGGGACATGTTTCGGTTCTCGGTGCTGTTGCCTTGGGCGCACGGGTGATCGAGAAGCACTTCACCGACTCCACCGATCGTGACGGCCCGGACCATCCTTTCTCCATGACGCCCACGACGTGGCGAGAAATGGTTGATCGGACCCGGGAACTCGATGCGTCACTGGGTGACGGTCGGAAGAAGATTGAGGAGAACGAGCGCGAAACCGCCATCGTGCAACGCAGGTGTATTCGTGCGAGTCGCGACCTCGAAATGGATACGTTTTTGTGTGAGGATGATCTGGCAATGCTTAGGCCCTGTCCTGAGGACGGGATCGCACCATTCGAGTTTCACAAGCTGGTGGGGAAAAAACTCAAGCGAAGAGCGAGTTGCGGCGCATATCTTAAGTGGGAGGATGTTGTTTAA